A window of the Gossypium hirsutum isolate 1008001.06 chromosome A03, Gossypium_hirsutum_v2.1, whole genome shotgun sequence genome harbors these coding sequences:
- the LOC107887107 gene encoding zinc finger protein ZAT1 produces the protein MEEEQEFKHVCKFCSKSFPCGRSLGGHMRSHMNNIIINNNNSVETDEKLCKKKLVTLNNVGHDSNTDETGVDGGYILRENPKKTWRLTDLSEDSSVHDKVCKECGKGFQSWKALFGHMKCHSDKEKSPVNSLEEQDSWSHGEQKPVVDSQSDNETGVPSKKRRSKRRTRYIGTRNSVMSEIEQEQQEEVALSLMMLSRDVRHWVGLNSDNSMFSEAKIQIKKPKLKNLESAVMKSERKNKNLVIQTYDQTSDVVESEFCKDPHKRSKFECTTCKKIFHSYQALGGHRASHKRTKGCSASDNSETSTETETSPEPNPTSATDTANFVSDSNGVVKKNKGHECPICLKVFPSGQALGGHKRSHLVAEAKENRSQTIETQNPIPEIRDFLDLNLPAPVEEGTSSVHMGFEPWWVGTTHKHEPLLGLISN, from the coding sequence ATGGAAGAAGAACAAGAATTCAAGCATGTATGCAAGTTCTGCAGCAAGAGTTTCCCTTGTGGTAGATCTTTGGGTGGTCATATGAGGTCTCATATGAACAacatcatcatcaacaacaacaactcaGTTGAAACAGATGAGAAGCTGTGTAAGAAAAAGCTTGTGACTCTCAACAATGTCGGCCATGATTCAAACACTGATGAAACTGGTGTTGATGGTGGATATATCCTGAGAGAGAACCCCAAGAAGACATGGAGACTGACAGATTTAAGTGAAGACAGTTCAGTTCATGACAAGGTCTGCAAAGAGTGTGGCAAAGGTTTCCAATCATGGAAGGCTTTGTTTGGTCACATGAAGTGTCATTCAGACAAAGAAAAAAGTCCCGTTAACAGCTTGGAAGAGCAAGATTCTTGGAGTCATGGTGAGCAAAAGCCGGTTGTTGATAGCCAATCCGACAATGAAACTGGTGTCCCCAGTAAAAAAAGGAGATCCAAAAGAAGAACAAGGTACATAGGAACTCGAAATTCTGTCATGTCTGAAATTGAGCAAGAACAACAAGAAGAGGTTGCTTTAAGTTTGATGATGCTTTCTAGAGATGTCAGACATTGGGTTGGTCTGAATTCAGACAATTCTATGTTTTCGGAAGCTAAAATTCAGATTAAGAAACCAAAGCTGAAGAACTTGGAATCTGCAGTAATGAAGTCTGAGAGAAAAAACAAGAACTTAGTGATTCAAACATATGATCAAACATCTGATGTTGTTGAATCTGAATTCTGCAAAGATCCTCACAAAAGAAGCAAATTCGAATGCACAACTTGTAAGAAGATTTTTCATTCATACCAAGCTCTTGGTGGCCATCGAGCTAGTCATAAAAGAACCAAAGGCTGCTCTGCTTCCGACAACAGTGAAACCAGCACTGAAACTGAAACCTCCCCGGAACCAAACCCGACATCCGCCACCGACACTGCTAACTTTGTTTCAGACAGCAATGGGGTTGTTAAGAAGAACAAAGGCCATGAATGTCCCATTTGTCTCAAGGTTTTCCCATCAGGACAAGCTCTAGGTGGTCACAAAAGATCTCATTTAGTCGCTGAAGCGAAAGAAAACAGAAGCCAAACCATTGAAACCCAAAACCCAATCCCTGAAATTCGTGATTTCCTTGATCTTAACCTGCCAGCTCCTGTTGAAGAAGGGACAAGCAGTGTTCATATGGGGTTCGAACCATGGTGGGTCGGAACCACCCACAAACACGAACCATTACTGGGGTTGATTTCAAACTGA
- the LOC107887105 gene encoding uncharacterized protein: MVHKRPFIEDVFEVSCKQPRQAEHSNQWVLSSEPLFPEDAAPFSNASGEGRFTNVNTKCDEKLANAIDTEHQGNPENLEANIPGCIAISSLGTSSTQDEDLWPDEPLHMPSFAECFNPERPVRTVARLEDIYSILLQYPPRKPVLVGPNYQADIPEWDSQVTRNASNCEEVSETASRYEREMVGTCIIPIPDLESSAYDEKVGHGRTNCSCEDKDSVRCVRQHILEAREELRKSLGHERFMELGFYDMGEVVAEKWSEHEEQLFHKVVFYNPASLGRNFWGSLAFVFPHRTKADIVSYYFNVFMLRKRSEQNRCESMTIDSDNDEWQGTDDFGNNEAEFSDEDEDSVVESPVCDEDFAHHPSKENGLCVLDEDIADETCDNQSSDFATKDSETYGGKLFRNCGSGLMDQVHGNTLNDVAQGEREVQDDSCTSSDTGGASQENHVPADNFNGGNRGYVLEPCYPKGWDTRYPTCQTNFRDGS, translated from the exons ATGGTACATAAGCGGCCTTTTATCGAGGATGTATTTGAGGTTTCATGCAAGCAACCAAGACAAGCAGAACATAGTAATCAATGGGTTTTATCTTCTGAACCCCTTTTTCCTGAAGACGCTGCCCCGTTTTCTAATGCTTCAG GTGAGGGCAGATTCACAAATGTTAACACCAAGTGCGATGAAAAGCTTGCAAATGCCATTGATACTGAACACCAAGGAAATCCTGAGAATTTAGAAGCCAATATTCCTGGCTGCATTGCCATATCTTCCCTGGGCACCTCTAGCACTCAAGATGAAGACTTGTGGCCAGATGAACCACTTCACATGCCTTCATTTGCAGAATGTTTTAACCCTGAACGTCCAGTAAGGACAGTAGCTCGTTTGGAAGACATCTATTCTATACTTTTGCAATACCCTCCAAGGAAACCAGTTCTTGTTGGTCCTAATTACCAGGCAGATATTCCTGAATGGGACTCGCAGGTCACTAGGAATGCTTCTAATTGTGAGGAGGTATCTGAAACCGCTAGCAGATATGAGAGAGAAATGGTTGGAACTTGCATAATACCAATTCCTGACTTAGAGTCTTCTGCTTATGATGAAAAAGTTGGACATGGAAGAACTAATTGTAGTTGTGAGGACAAGGATTCTGTTAGGTGTGTCAGACAGCACATTTTGGAAGCAAGAGAGGAACTACGAAAATCTCTTGGGCACGAGAGATTTATGGAGCTTGGTTTTTATGACATGGGTGAGGTAGTGGCAGAGAAATGGAGTGAGCATGAGGAACAGCTATTCCATAAAGTTGTATTCTATAATCCAGCATCCTTGGGGAGGAATTTCTGGGGCAGCCTTGCTTTTGTCTTCCCTCATCGAACCAAAGCAGATATTGTCAGCTATTATTTCAATGTGTTTATGCTGCGGAAGAGATCTGAGCAGAATAGATGTGAATCAATGACTATCGATAGTGATAACGATGAGTGGCAAGGGACCGATGATTTTGGCAACAACGAAGCTGAGTTCTCAGATGAAGATGAGGACTCTGTTGTTGAATCACCTGTATGTGACGAGGATTTTGCTCATCATCCTAGCAAGGAAAATGGCTTGTGTGTTCTTGATGAGGATATTGCAGACGAAACTTGTGATAACCAAAGTTCAGATTTTGCTACCAAAGATTCAGAAACATATGGTGGAAAGTTGTTTAGAAACTGTGGTTCTGGTCTCATGGATCAGGTGCATGGGAACACCTTGAACGATGTCGCCCAAGGAGAAAGAGAAGTCCAAGATGACTCATGCACATCATCTGATACAGGGGGTGCTTCACAAGAAAACCATGTCCCTGCTGACAACTTCAATGGTGGTAACCGTGGATATGTCTTGGAACCATGTTATCCCAAAGGATGGGATACCAGATATCCAACTTGCCAAACGAATTTCAGAGATGGGTCATGA
- the LOC107887106 gene encoding 40S ribosomal protein S19-3 has product MEAARTVKDVSPHEFVKAYAAHLKRSGKIELPPWTDIVKGGKLKELPPYDSDWYYIRAASMARKIYLRGGLGVGAFRRIYGGAKRNGSRPCHFCKSSGSIARHILQQLQNVNIIDLDTKGGRKITSNGQRDLDQVAGRITVAP; this is encoded by the exons atggaggcAGCGAGAACTGTTAAGGATGTTTCTCCCCATGAGTTCGTGAAGGCCTATGCAGCCCATCTCAAGCGCTCCGGCaag ATTGAGCTTCCTCCATGGACTGATATTGTCAAGGGTGGTAAACTAAAGGAGCTTCCTCCATACGACTCTGATTGGTACTATATTAGAGCTG CTTCGATGGCGAGGAAAATCTACTTGAGAGGAGGTCTTGGTGTTGGTGCCTTCAGGAGGATATATGGAGGTGCCAAGAGAAATGGCAGCCGTCCATGTCATTTCTGCAAGAGCAGTGGCTCTATTGCTCGTCATATTCTCCAGCAACTGCAAAACGTGAACATCATTGATCTTGATACCAAGGG TGGTCGGAAAATCACATCAAACGGCCAACGAGATCTCGATCAGGTTGCTGGAAGGATCACGGTTGCCCCTTGA